The following proteins are co-located in the Colletotrichum lupini chromosome 4, complete sequence genome:
- a CDS encoding kelch domain-containing protein has product MAFLFKSKKNQDRALASRDGNSGGSQGSIQSQRERIAREEKNGTQRSTPTGSLNSIDRDGSAGAGSPDQGYTRQRGPSVDQIPTQAPSNDLPLRNAPPVSSQNQMPPQQQMMNPNASLYPWSQRRLTYTSSHPSPFPRYGAAVNSVSSKEGDIYVMGGLINSSTVKGDLWMIEAGQNMACYPLATTAEGPGPRVGHASLLVGNAFIVYGGDTKVDEMDVLDETLYLLNTSTRQWSRALPAGTRPSGRYGHSLNILGSKIYIFGGQIEGYFMNDLAAFDLNQLQMPNNRWEMLIQNTESGGPPVGKIPAARTNHSVVTYNDKMYLFGGTNGYQWFNDVWSYDPATNEWTQHDCIGYIPVPREGHAASIVDDVMYIFGGRTEEGVDLGDLAAFRITSRRWYTFQNMGPSPSPRSGHSMTTVGKAVVVVGGEPSSSPASVGDLGIVYMLDTTKIRYPNDAAAAQQPNGPQANGQQRPQQARRPSAAAETRNILSRDGSQGPPDQKRLVGAPGAPRDASAVNSPTNVVRGSPNGTDANPAAVNNMSKLPRSAVTSPPAGPPPQGPTPAKPSVQTGNLGRVRGQSSERDGSVGGSPQIAAGQSPVIREVKEPASKDAESPVTNGRRTPQQVTRSGSKSESGPSEPSKTRSRQGSRSQTSVDSTTEPALKAMQIQQQAQVQPPPQTQAPPPAPVQPPSQAQPPPPTQKQSPIQVQQPIRPASPPAPTRQASNPLSRRSSGRTSQTVAILKELDTARNRNAWYASELELARKAGYVPNASLSPVLDSRAAETFDDEDKPLIEALLAMRTELANVQASVDKQAILAAKQIAEAEKQRDAAIQEAVYAKARLAAQMGGSAASTPQLDGERDVDDRSTEISRKLASALNYQKDLQAQLEMMKSELEAEKRARLLADDTTNASQKRMSELESYKTMTSTELEQLKAELHMVQKEAREQAVQYTEAMAAIQLMTVEKDDFEKKYNDSIGSSKEQNDTFDSLRTAMAASAEMKALLEGKLEEERSQREQLESKFNKLKAEHEARTTELVAATQRLRDAEEIAEKHANEAKLHQQAVLAGFDKVTARNIGADGKADEGRAKALQAQLVAANALVKKYQQEADAAADKLRTAEERIAGLEVYQEQSSREGVAIRRQLQAALRDTQSLQAKNSDLKHQLQNQQLETNAMTVQHNTLKDILVERGISPTGMSRTRSIGSPRVNTPEAARIRDLEDQLNAALTAHEENAQRSTAQQEASEAAYREKLSQLENDYQSAVHYVKGTEKMLKQLKEQLARYKTENAKLKNEVIELEDRVEASAGNDGSAPASWESERHILQEKIEALEEDLQASTEQLESQLTAVRKELEDSKKQREGALKDAEEASRKLAANRRDLESLQQENLLLERRAQDAEGKVSLLLDQVENSVDSYRRQSRQAPSMTSDLTERGTNGNSVGHRRQDSSDADSTYGAVAGGVDGRNSTALDNLADELETLRTHWEATNKNYRLSNTFDFEGAATPTRKDEEVGLGLSESLADWRKRLDVDEQAENDRAKTKSRPDRP; this is encoded by the exons ATGGCTTTTCTTTTCAAGTCCAAGAAGAATCAGGATCGAGCTCTTGCAAGCCGCGATGGAAACTCTGGCGGCTCGCAGGGTTCAATCCAGAGTCAGCGAGAGAGAATCGCGAGAGAGGAGAAGAACGGCACTCAGCGCTCAACACCAACCGGTAGCTTGAACTCAATCGATCGCGATGGCAGCGCCGGTGCTGGAAGCCCTGACCAGGGCTACACTCGCCAGCGAGGACCCAGCGTGGACCAAATACCGACACAAGCGCCTTCAAATGATTTGCCT CTTCGCAACGCTCCGCCCGTATCCTCGCAAAACCAGATGCCTCCCCAACAACAAATGATGAACCCTAATGCGTCACTATACCCCTGGTCGCAACGACGACTGACATATACCTCTTCACACCCGAGCCCTTTTCCCCGTTATGGAGCGGCTGTCAATTCGGTGTCGTCCAAGGAGGGCGATATATACGTGATGGGAGGTTTAATCAATAGCTCTACCGTCAAGGGCGATTTGTGGATGATCGAGGCCGGGCAGAATATGGCCTGCTACCCTCTGGCGACGACAGCCGAGGGGCCAGGACCGAGAGTTGGGCACGCAAGTTTGCTCGTTGGCAATGCCTTCATCGTCTACGGCGGTGACACCAAAGTCGATGAGATGGACGTCCTGGACGAGACACTCTATCTTCTCAACACCT CCACGAGACAATGGTCGAGAGCATTGCCCGCTGGCACCAGGCCTTCCGGCCGCTACGGCCACTCTCTCAACATACTTGGATCCAAGATTTACATCTTTGGCGGTCAAATCGAGGGCTATTTCATGAACGATCTCGCTGCTTTTGACCTTAACCAGCTCCAAATGCCCAATAATCGCTGGGAGATGTTGATCCAGAACACTGAGAGTGGCGGACCGCCCGTCGGCAAAATTCCAGCTGCCCGAACCAACCACTCTGTGGTTACTTACAATGACAAGATGTATCT TTTCGGTGGTACAAACGGTTATCAATGGTTCAACGATGTTTGGAGCTACGATCCCGCCACGAACGAATGGACGCAACATGACTGCATCGGCTACATCCCAGTCCCTCGAGAGGGTCACGCTGCATCAATTGTCGACGATGTCATGTACATTTTCGGAGGACGAACGGAAGAGGGTGTTGACCTCGGAGATCTCGCCGCCTTCAGAATTACCTCGCGCCGCTGGTACACTTTCCAGAACATGGGCCCTTCACCCTCTCCCCGATCCGGTCACAGCATGACTACCGTTGGCAAGGCCGTGGTTGTTGTCGGAGGCGAACCCTCTTCGTCCCCCGCCAGCGTTGGCGACCTTGGAATAGTCTACATGCTCGATACAACAAAGATCCGATACCCAAACGATGCGGCGGCAGCACAACAACCTAATGGACCGCAGGCGAATGGCCAGCAACGCCCACAACAGGCGAGGCGGCCCAGTGCTGCAGCTGAGACAAGGAATATCTTATCACGAGACGGTTCCCAGGGTCCTCCTGATCAAAAACGACTAGTAGGTGCCCCTGGCGCACCTCGCGATGCCTCCGCCGTCAATAGCCCCACCAACGTCGTGCGAGGATCTCCCAACGGAACGGACGCGAACCCGGCGGCAGTCAACAACATGTCGAAACTCCCCAGATCTGCAGTGACATCGCCCCCGGCTGGGCCCCCGCCCCAAGGACCAACACCTGCAAAGCCTTCAGTTCAGACTGGAAACTTAGGAAGAGTTAGGGGACAGTCATCGGAGAGAGATGGATCTGTGGGTGGCTCACCGCAGATTGCCGCAGGCCAGTCTCCCGTAATACGTGAGGTTAAAGAGCCAGCGTCCAAGGACGCAGAGAGCCCAGTCACCAATGGCCGACGTACCCCTCAACAAGTCACAAGATCTGGCTCCAAGTCTGAATCTGGTCCTTCTGAGCCTTCCAAGACCAGGTCTAGGCAAGGCAGCAGGTCTCAGACCTCCGTGGATAGTACAACTGAGCCAGCTTTGAAGGCAATGCAGATTCAACAGCAAGCTCAAGTTCAACCACCACCTCAGACGCAAGCACCACCGCCTGCTCCAGTTCAACCTCCTTCTCAGGCacagccgccgccgccaacccAGAAGCAGTCGCCGATACAAGTGCAGCAACCTATCCGCCCGGCCTCGCCACCGGCTCCCACCCGTCAAGCCAGCAATCCATTGTCCCGACGATCCTCTGGCCGCACCTCACAGACTGTCGCTATACTGAAGGAGTTGGATACAGCTAGGAACCGCAACGCTTGGTATGCGTCTGAGCTTGAGTTGGCCCGAAAGGCTGGCTATGTTCCCAACGCAAGCCTCAGCCCTGTCCTTGACAGCAGAGCCGCAGAGACTTTTGATGACGAGGACAAACCCCTTATCGAGGCTCTTTTGGCCATGAGAACCGAGCTCGCCAATGTTCAGGCATCCGTTGATAAGCAAGCCATTCTCGCTGCGAAACAAATCGCCGAAGCAGAGAAGCAGCGAGACGCTGCGATTCAAGAGGCGGTATATGCTAAGGCAAGACTCGCAGCCCAGATGGGCGGGAGCGCTGCAAGCACTCCCCAGCTGGATGGCGAACGCGACGTAGATGACCGTTCCACCGAGATCAGCCGCAAGTTGGCTTCTGCCCTGAACTATCAAAAGGACCTCCAAGCCCAGCTTGAGATGATGAAATCCGAGCTTGAAGCTGAGAAACGCGCCCGCCTCTTGGCCGACGACACCACCAATGCTTCCCAGAAGCGGATGAGCGAACTCGAGTCTTACAAGACCATGACTTCTACCGAGCTCGAGCAACTCAAGGCCGAGCTGCACATGGTGCAGAAAGAAGCTAGGGAGCAGGCTGTTCAATACACAGAGGCCATGGCTGCGATTCAGCTCATGACCGTAGAGAAGGACGACTTTGAGAAGAAGTACAACGATTCCATCGGCAGCTCCAAGGAGCAGAACGATACCTTCGACTCTCTCCGTACCGCCATGGCTGCTTCCGCAGAGATGAAGGCGCTTTTGGAGGGCAAGCTGGAGGAGGAGCGCTCTCAAAGGGAGCAACTCGAGTCCAAGTTCAACAAGCTCAAGGCTGAACACGAAGCACGCACCACAGAGCTCGTAGCTGCAACTCAGCGACTGCGTGACGCTGAGGAGATCGCCGAGAAGCACGCCAACGAAGCCAAACTCCATCAGCAAGCTGTGCTGGCCGGATTCGACAAAGTCACCGCGAGGAACATCGGAGCTGACGGCAAAGCTGACGAGGGACGCGCCAAGGCATTGCAGGCCCAACTCGTCGCTGCGAACGCGCTTGTTAAGAAGTACCAGCAAGAGGCCGATGCTGCGGCTGATAAGCTTCGCACTGCGGAAGAGCGCATTGCTGGATTGGAGGTCTACCAGGAGCAGTCCAGTCGCGAAGGTGTGGCAATCAGGAGACAGCTCCAGGCGGCTCTCAGGGATACTCAATCTCTGCAGGCTAAGAACTCAGACCTGAAGCACCAACTTCAGAACCAACAGCTGGAGACCAACGCGATGACCGTGCAACACAACACCCTCAAGGACATCCTCGTAGAGCGCGGCATCAGCCCCACGGGCATGTCACGGACCCGAAGCATTGGCAGCCCGCGAGTGAACACTCCCGAGGCGGCCCGCATTCGCGATCTCGAGGATCAGCTCAACGCCGCGTTGACCGCCCACGAAGAGAATGCACAGCGCAGCACAGCTCAGCAGGAGGCCAGCGAAGCTGCGTACCGTGAAAAGCTCAGCCAATTGGAAAACGACTATCAGTCTGCTGTGCACTACGTCAAGGGTACGGAGAAGATGTTGAAGCAACTCAAGGAGCAGCTCGCCAGGTACAAGACCGAGAATGCCAAGCTCAAGAACGAGGTTATCGAGCTTGAGGATCGCGTGGAGGCATCCGCCGGCAACGACGGAAGTGCTCCTGCCAGCTGGGAAAGCGAACGCCACATTCTACAGGAGAAGATTGAGGCCCTCGAAGAAGACTTGCAGGCGTCCACGGAGCAGCTTGAATCTCAGCTCACTGCGGTCAGAAAGGAACTGGAGGATAGCAAGAAGCAACGCGAGGGCGCTCTCAAGGACGCTGAAGAAGCTTCCCGCAAACTCGCCGCCAACCGCCGGGACTTGGAGAGCCTCCAGCAGGAGAACCTCCTCCTCGAGCGTCGCGCCCAGGATGCCGAAGGCAAGGTCTCGCTGCTTCTTGACCAGGTCGAGAACTCAGTCGATAGCTACCGCCGGCAAAGTAGGCAGGCACCGAGCATGACCTCCGACCTGACCGAGAGGGGTACCAACGGCAACAGCGTGGGACACCGACGACAGGACAGCTCTGACGCGGACAGCACCTACGGTGCAGTCGCTGGCGGAGTCGACGGACGCAATAGCACTGCGTTGGACAATCTGGCCGATGAGCTCGAGACTCTGCGCACCCACTGGGAAGCCACCAACAAGAACTACCGTCTCAGCAACACTTTTGACTTTGAGGGCGCCGCAACCCCTACTCGTAAGGACGAAGAAGTCGGACTTGGCCTCAGCGAAAGCCTGGCCGACTGGCGCAAGCGACTCGACGTAGACGAACAAGCCGAGAACGACCGAGCGAAGACGAAAAGCCGACCTGACCGGCCTTAG